A single window of Sneathiella limimaris DNA harbors:
- a CDS encoding TetR/AcrR family transcriptional regulator, which produces MAQQNTKDQIIEVTREILTSDGLAAVSFDAIARRLGRTKQAVLYWYPTKHDLLAAMFLPWLEAEANTAIQSISYTATRDAAIEAFVGTVANFHFADLDRFRMMYLLPQTIRPNAEVTHSLALLDKVHPITDRMYSALADKLGCGSITERQEAFAIHSAVLGLVVMFGLADSANDPLKHSTSEMVQALTTALQSK; this is translated from the coding sequence ATGGCGCAACAAAACACCAAAGATCAAATCATAGAAGTTACACGCGAGATTCTTACTTCAGACGGACTTGCTGCAGTTTCCTTTGATGCCATAGCCCGCCGACTCGGCCGCACAAAACAAGCCGTGCTTTACTGGTATCCCACAAAGCACGATCTTTTAGCGGCAATGTTCCTCCCTTGGCTGGAAGCAGAGGCGAACACAGCCATCCAATCAATCTCATATACGGCCACCCGAGACGCTGCAATAGAAGCGTTCGTGGGGACCGTTGCAAATTTCCATTTTGCAGATCTCGACCGTTTTCGGATGATGTATTTGTTGCCACAGACCATCCGACCGAACGCAGAAGTTACTCACAGTTTAGCCTTACTGGACAAGGTGCATCCAATCACCGATAGAATGTACAGTGCTCTTGCGGATAAACTTGGCTGTGGTTCCATCACTGAACGTCAGGAAGCTTTTGCAATCCACTCAGCGGTATTGGGATTGGTCGTCATGTTTGGACTTGCCGACAGTGCAAATGATCCATTAAAGCATTCTACTTCCGAAATGGTACAGGCATTAACGACAGCGCTTCAATCGAAGTAG
- a CDS encoding MbcA/ParS/Xre antitoxin family protein → MTRQQQAVDMDDKAILAKAAKNAASNLGIPLEELAKIIGRDRTAINRGIDPATKAGELALLFVRCYRALHTLVGGDPKNMKHWFGTRNKHLNGVPRELVKSVQGLNSVLIYLDGMRGKI, encoded by the coding sequence ATGACACGACAGCAGCAGGCAGTAGACATGGATGATAAAGCCATCCTCGCCAAAGCCGCCAAGAATGCAGCCTCCAATCTGGGGATCCCACTTGAGGAACTGGCCAAGATCATTGGACGGGACCGGACAGCCATCAATCGCGGTATTGACCCTGCAACCAAGGCTGGGGAGCTGGCTCTTCTCTTTGTCCGCTGCTATCGCGCCCTGCATACCCTGGTCGGTGGGGATCCGAAAAACATGAAACACTGGTTTGGAACACGCAACAAGCATCTGAACGGTGTTCCAAGAGAGCTTGTAAAGTCCGTACAAGGACTGAATAGCGTCCTCATTTACCTGGACGGCATGCGTGGAAAGATCTGA
- a CDS encoding RES domain-containing protein: MERSEWKEVLSQAQPETLRGLLWRVVEDQSEIATMELVETLDEQMRLEELLDATKPSYPETAPDDYLLATPFRYPPLKWGSRFGARHEMSIFYGSLLQETAAAELAYYRFVFLEGVEEAFPNPVIRASYDLFSARFKCEPGLDLTKEPFTAYADTLQHKANYQPTKALGSELRAAEIQGISYQSARCPKAGLNVAIFEPAGLISKKPVQLLKCYCEATRSRVGLKLDRTQFLEFPRDLFLLDGNLPEPA, from the coding sequence GTGGAAAGATCTGAGTGGAAAGAGGTTCTGAGCCAAGCTCAACCCGAAACCCTCAGGGGCCTCTTGTGGCGGGTTGTTGAGGACCAGTCAGAGATCGCCACCATGGAGCTGGTTGAAACTCTCGATGAGCAAATGCGGCTTGAAGAGTTACTGGATGCGACCAAACCTTCCTATCCAGAAACGGCGCCGGATGATTACTTACTGGCCACCCCATTCAGATACCCTCCCTTAAAATGGGGATCGCGTTTTGGGGCCCGACATGAAATGTCCATCTTCTATGGATCTCTCCTGCAGGAAACAGCGGCGGCAGAACTGGCCTATTATCGGTTCGTATTTTTAGAAGGAGTTGAGGAGGCGTTCCCCAATCCGGTGATCCGGGCAAGCTATGATCTCTTTTCGGCCCGATTCAAGTGTGAGCCTGGTCTCGATCTGACCAAAGAGCCCTTTACCGCCTATGCAGACACCCTGCAACACAAAGCCAACTATCAGCCAACCAAGGCGCTCGGCAGTGAGCTAAGAGCAGCCGAGATCCAGGGGATTAGCTATCAGTCCGCGCGCTGCCCCAAAGCCGGGTTAAATGTCGCCATTTTTGAGCCAGCAGGGTTAATCTCCAAAAAGCCTGTTCAACTGCTCAAATGCTATTGTGAGGCCACACGAAGCCGGGTGGGCCTTAAACTTGATCGAACCCAATTCCTGGAATTTCCACGGGATCTGTTTTTGCTGGATGGAAACCTTCCTGAACCAGCTTGA
- a CDS encoding antitoxin Xre/MbcA/ParS toxin-binding domain-containing protein — protein MSTHAFMNIENPYRSLGLRSLNPRPIDIVKAVETGFTLSNIKAIARYCLLEDNSKSVESLVSRSTVDRLKRAPTKRVSKETSENLYAAWKVAVETRKIYADDVEKSKYFLNKPHPMLDGKSPLQLALSSSAGADMVVDLLKRTRAGFAV, from the coding sequence GTGTCTACCCATGCATTCATGAACATTGAAAATCCTTACAGGTCTCTTGGATTGCGTAGCCTTAACCCTAGACCGATTGATATTGTAAAAGCCGTAGAGACCGGCTTTACTCTGAGTAACATCAAAGCAATTGCTCGATATTGCCTTCTAGAAGACAACTCTAAATCAGTTGAAAGCCTTGTCTCTCGTTCTACTGTTGACCGATTAAAGCGGGCTCCAACAAAGCGGGTATCCAAAGAAACTAGTGAAAATTTATATGCTGCATGGAAAGTAGCTGTAGAGACTAGAAAAATTTATGCAGATGATGTTGAAAAATCAAAGTACTTTCTCAACAAACCGCACCCAATGCTGGATGGAAAATCCCCGTTACAATTAGCACTCTCTTCAAGTGCAGGCGCAGATATGGTGGTAGATTTACTCAAGAGAACCCGGGCGGGTTTTGCCGTTTAA
- a CDS encoding tyrosine-type recombinase/integrase encodes MPKDRIQKGEPTAPEPKGCRPALAALPPSLEPALKRARRYLKAAHADTTQQAYHEDWTAYEAWCAAQGLAPISDGPGEPLVGLYLSDAADHLAPTTLNRRIFGIADGFYARGRSFDPHHPLLRQVMDGIYRLEGRPVAARSPLSYEELAAMVGTLKTNLRDRRDAAILLVGFFGAFRRSELSALAVADLSFRAESLKIVIRRAKNDAKRLGQTKILPRETDPALCPVSALDIWLKDAQIDEGAVFRGIDRFERVAKTALTPRSIARLVKSRYQAMLKAKGHPDADIAERSQLISAHSLRSGYITRAGLKGDSLWQIRARSGHKTLEGVSRYIHITD; translated from the coding sequence ATGCCTAAAGACCGCATCCAGAAGGGGGAGCCAACCGCACCCGAGCCCAAGGGGTGCCGTCCCGCTCTTGCGGCCCTTCCGCCCTCGCTCGAGCCCGCCTTGAAGCGCGCCCGCCGCTATCTGAAAGCGGCCCATGCGGATACCACCCAACAAGCCTATCACGAGGACTGGACGGCTTACGAGGCCTGGTGTGCGGCGCAAGGCCTGGCGCCGATTTCCGACGGGCCCGGCGAGCCGCTGGTCGGGCTGTATCTCTCGGACGCCGCCGACCATCTGGCGCCAACCACCCTCAACCGCCGCATCTTTGGCATTGCCGATGGCTTTTACGCCCGCGGCCGCTCCTTTGATCCGCATCATCCGCTGCTCCGCCAGGTCATGGACGGGATCTACCGCCTCGAGGGTCGCCCGGTAGCGGCGCGGAGCCCGCTCTCTTATGAGGAGCTCGCCGCCATGGTGGGTACTCTTAAGACCAACCTTCGGGATCGCCGCGATGCCGCGATATTATTGGTCGGCTTCTTTGGCGCCTTTCGCCGCAGTGAACTCTCGGCTCTCGCCGTCGCCGATCTCAGCTTTCGAGCGGAGTCTCTAAAAATCGTCATCCGCCGCGCCAAGAACGATGCCAAGCGCCTCGGCCAGACCAAGATCCTGCCGCGCGAGACAGATCCCGCGCTCTGTCCGGTTTCCGCATTGGACATTTGGCTGAAAGACGCCCAGATTGACGAGGGGGCCGTCTTTAGAGGTATCGATCGCTTTGAGCGGGTCGCCAAGACGGCCCTCACCCCCCGCTCCATCGCCCGCCTGGTCAAAAGCCGCTACCAGGCGATGCTGAAAGCAAAAGGTCATCCGGACGCTGATATTGCCGAAAGGAGCCAGCTGATCAGCGCCCATAGCCTTAGAAGCGGCTATATCACCCGGGCCGGCCTCAAGGGCGACAGCCTCTGGCAAATCCGCGCCCGATCCGGCCATAAAACCCTAGAAGGAGTATCGCGCTATATCCATATAACCGACTGA
- a CDS encoding transposase, whose product MSIDQFTHYAKAKVPGISSELSCTNTLAEFVGKYRHLVGLTVLSNMTGVSRHRLKSIENSVQSSQSFDEPRRLNPRIVRIDDLSATRTYEVEKGRKALKGHLVLSGEGYTEDAFQRGIRDTGFLNMVAGTTRADAVRLFRQTLDCDAVQYVTLDLSQTLISAAYQACPNAVVVADKFHVLNLVTAAFEKVAIDQRFKLRKERQSFHRARNYMKRPPKNLNDSEKREMVEWLVRFPDLHQAYELRRVFFELFEMDLSPQDARRALLRWLDFLPVKGPVGTAFRSVGRTVKKYLDLICAYFPCRLTNAPAEAYNRRIKEIVAVGGVRTLEDLIERARAEHSYEARLAFGRIPTKPPKRRQPLWDHVPVENSAIWVRPVKARDGELPLPSHRPTGLLEATDQLSALSIATLLWPEKFQ is encoded by the coding sequence ATGTCCATTGATCAGTTTACTCATTATGCAAAAGCAAAAGTTCCCGGAATTTCCAGCGAGCTGAGCTGCACCAATACACTGGCCGAGTTTGTTGGCAAATATCGGCATTTGGTCGGCTTGACAGTTTTGAGTAACATGACAGGCGTGTCGCGTCATCGGCTGAAATCCATCGAGAACTCAGTACAATCCAGTCAGTCCTTTGACGAGCCGAGACGGCTCAATCCAAGGATTGTTCGGATCGATGATCTCTCAGCTACGCGTACCTACGAGGTTGAAAAGGGCCGTAAAGCTTTAAAGGGGCATTTGGTTTTATCGGGGGAAGGATACACTGAAGATGCCTTTCAGCGAGGAATACGAGATACCGGATTTCTGAATATGGTGGCGGGGACAACGCGGGCAGATGCGGTTCGACTGTTTCGCCAGACTCTTGATTGTGACGCGGTGCAATATGTGACGCTGGATTTATCACAGACCCTGATTAGCGCGGCTTATCAGGCGTGCCCTAACGCTGTTGTGGTTGCTGACAAATTCCATGTGCTTAATTTGGTGACAGCTGCTTTTGAAAAAGTCGCAATTGACCAACGTTTTAAACTTCGCAAAGAGCGGCAGAGTTTTCATCGTGCTCGAAACTATATGAAACGACCGCCTAAAAACCTGAATGATTCAGAAAAACGCGAGATGGTGGAATGGCTTGTCCGCTTCCCGGATCTACATCAGGCCTATGAGCTCAGACGGGTCTTTTTTGAACTGTTTGAAATGGACCTCTCACCACAGGACGCGCGCCGGGCCCTGCTGCGGTGGCTGGATTTTCTGCCGGTAAAAGGACCGGTTGGGACCGCGTTTCGGTCGGTTGGTCGGACCGTAAAAAAATATCTGGATTTGATCTGTGCCTATTTCCCCTGTCGCCTGACCAACGCGCCCGCAGAAGCGTATAACCGGCGCATCAAGGAAATTGTTGCTGTAGGCGGTGTTCGGACCTTGGAGGACTTGATTGAGCGGGCGAGGGCAGAACATAGCTATGAGGCCCGCTTGGCGTTTGGGCGCATTCCTACCAAACCACCAAAGCGTCGTCAGCCGCTTTGGGATCATGTCCCGGTAGAGAATTCTGCAATCTGGGTGCGACCGGTAAAGGCTCGGGACGGTGAATTGCCTTTGCCGTCCCACCGACCGACGGGACTTTTGGAAGCCACCGATCAATTGAGCGCCCTGTCGATTGCAACTCTTTTATGGCCAGAGAAATTCCAATAA
- a CDS encoding transposase family protein, whose product MRFNVIENQHSISGLRYAPGPEFDHSRKVWIYEAETTHWPDCPNCERPMHKHRWRPRTINDMPIGAYPAELQVKWHGFRCNCLSKGAQNVH is encoded by the coding sequence ATGCGTTTTAATGTAATTGAAAATCAACACTCAATCTCTGGATTGAGATATGCGCCTGGCCCTGAGTTTGATCATTCCAGAAAGGTCTGGATCTACGAGGCCGAGACCACCCATTGGCCCGACTGTCCCAATTGCGAACGTCCCATGCACAAACATCGTTGGCGACCGAGAACCATTAACGATATGCCGATTGGCGCTTACCCTGCTGAACTCCAGGTGAAATGGCATGGTTTCCGTTGCAATTGTCTGAGCAAAGGAGCACAGAATGTCCATTGA
- a CDS encoding metallophosphoesterase family protein yields the protein MTLRLIHTSDWQIGKVFRFVSNGTMGLLQEARLAAITRLGEQAVEHGACHVLVAGDVYDMEALSPRSLNQPLERMRKFEKVMWHLMPGNHDPNRPHGLWDQLLRRGVPDNVIVHVDSEPRIFESDGFAVLPAPLQYKRTLQDPTAYMDEVDVPDGFIRIGLAHGTVTGFGSDDKDVPNYINPDRPQSAGLAYLALGDWHGQKKINNRVWYSGTHETDAFDVDGGGQALLVEIENAAALPVVSPLDTGHYRWKTYRKQINTREDINALATTLRGSGDDLNRILVRLYVEGAVSLQDRQYFEEQIVEQVSAAFCYLRVDDTRLFPSPSEEDLDQIDRGGFVRAAADALKQKSDDTSDPDREIAALALQRLYVEHMKLQTRSQ from the coding sequence ATGACCCTCCGCCTGATACACACGTCTGATTGGCAGATTGGCAAGGTTTTTCGCTTTGTCAGTAACGGAACTATGGGATTACTTCAAGAGGCACGTCTGGCGGCGATAACCCGATTGGGTGAACAGGCGGTAGAGCACGGTGCCTGTCATGTTCTCGTTGCTGGTGATGTTTACGACATGGAGGCATTGTCGCCGCGCTCTCTCAATCAGCCGCTCGAACGCATGCGGAAATTTGAGAAGGTGATGTGGCATCTAATGCCCGGAAACCATGACCCCAACCGTCCGCACGGTCTTTGGGATCAGCTCTTGCGTAGGGGCGTGCCGGACAATGTGATTGTTCACGTTGACTCAGAGCCACGGATTTTCGAAAGCGACGGCTTTGCCGTGCTTCCGGCTCCGCTCCAATATAAGCGCACGCTTCAGGACCCTACGGCGTACATGGATGAGGTAGATGTCCCTGACGGGTTTATCCGCATCGGGCTCGCGCATGGGACGGTCACTGGTTTCGGTTCTGATGACAAGGACGTTCCGAACTACATCAACCCGGACAGGCCGCAATCGGCAGGGCTTGCGTATCTGGCTCTGGGCGATTGGCACGGGCAAAAAAAGATCAACAATAGGGTTTGGTATAGCGGCACACACGAGACTGATGCGTTTGATGTCGATGGCGGCGGACAGGCGCTTCTTGTCGAGATTGAGAATGCTGCTGCCCTCCCAGTCGTTAGCCCGTTAGACACCGGTCATTATCGGTGGAAGACCTACCGCAAGCAGATTAACACCCGCGAGGATATCAACGCCCTTGCCACGACCCTGCGCGGCAGTGGCGATGACTTGAACCGGATTCTGGTACGCCTTTACGTCGAGGGGGCGGTCTCGCTTCAGGATCGGCAATATTTTGAAGAGCAGATAGTAGAGCAGGTCTCTGCTGCCTTCTGTTATCTCAGAGTGGATGATACCCGTCTTTTCCCAAGCCCGAGCGAAGAGGATCTAGATCAGATCGATCGGGGCGGGTTTGTACGAGCCGCCGCCGATGCTCTGAAGCAGAAGTCCGATGATACAAGCGATCCGGATCGCGAGATTGCCGCGCTGGCGCTCCAGAGGCTGTATGTCGAGCACATGAAATTGCAGACGAGGAGCCAATGA
- a CDS encoding AAA family ATPase, giving the protein MKIRSIAVNQFKKFTTPMCLDDIGDGLNVIVGPNEMGKSTLLDALRASLFEKYSSKAQPITALQNDRNQAAPVVELAFEVDDGIYRIRKRFVKKPYAHLFCPDGRKLEGDEAEDTLRDLLGFDEPGKSGAKPETLGMWNVLWVQQGQSFGALDLPDSARSNLHSALESEVGEVLGGRRGRALPDAVDKQLSELVTLTGRPRGDYKELIDGIDSLRAELEGLRTRRSDLSTTLENLEAAQETLARLSSGEHDQTDKENLDAARTRHAELAKLESRIDAAVTEVELKKRNLEQAEQVLTARRDLKKQIEMESEAVEAAKKKLDEVRQTEQDLRKQVEKLRNATKDAENAVTEADNAVSQARRVLNVVQRDSRIRELQGRYDKAHAAEKKQRAALQGAAAILVTDENLKAIRDAAKELETARSRLSAAATLVTFDMASDPLSKIEVNDAPLTADQASVEAVEPTTITIPDYGSITVQPAIKDRDKLIEQQRAGNQALKAALEDCGVKSVDEAEKELTKREKLLRDAELAKQEAELHAPATDDYDAGAEPLADHIAGMKAILERELNDLGIDALPTEKEAEHALTSAQDAAQEARDTLTAARASLVGPEEEIGRIQTDLGSVRTRYEDGKERLERLKNDLTEAEKQTSDDDLDSAISEARKALADQENAVSSLEEQREGETLPQLEARISRLEKALQERRDKRTDLKENIAGFRSHIEALEGAGLDEAIQQQERELELAEEQLRRYEREVAILSLLLTTLRSAETEAKERYLSPVLKRVRPYLQLLFPGAEITIDENLHIVGVVRQDGYEESFQHLSMGTQEQIAVLVRLAFAEMLVEQGHPATVVLDDALVFSDDRRMDRMFDILNMVGQQVQIIVLTCREQLFEGVGGKHLSLKAVNTEELVSA; this is encoded by the coding sequence ATGAAAATTCGCTCCATCGCTGTTAATCAGTTCAAGAAGTTCACGACGCCGATGTGTCTTGATGATATCGGCGACGGATTGAATGTCATTGTTGGCCCCAATGAGATGGGGAAGTCAACGCTGCTTGACGCGCTGCGTGCCTCGCTATTTGAGAAGTACAGCTCGAAGGCGCAACCGATTACGGCACTACAGAATGACCGAAACCAGGCCGCGCCCGTCGTCGAGCTGGCGTTTGAGGTCGATGACGGAATTTATCGGATCAGAAAGCGCTTCGTTAAAAAGCCGTACGCTCATCTGTTCTGTCCGGACGGGCGAAAGCTGGAGGGCGATGAAGCAGAGGACACACTTCGTGACCTTCTCGGGTTCGATGAGCCCGGTAAGTCGGGCGCCAAACCCGAAACCCTGGGCATGTGGAATGTGCTCTGGGTTCAGCAAGGCCAATCCTTCGGCGCGCTCGATCTTCCCGATAGCGCGCGTTCAAACCTCCACAGCGCATTGGAATCGGAAGTCGGTGAGGTTCTGGGGGGCAGGCGCGGCAGAGCCTTACCCGACGCGGTAGACAAGCAGCTCTCCGAGCTTGTCACCTTAACTGGCAGGCCACGAGGTGACTATAAGGAACTGATCGATGGAATTGATTCCCTGCGCGCCGAACTTGAAGGGCTGCGAACCCGCCGAAGCGATCTTTCGACCACCTTGGAGAACCTCGAAGCAGCGCAGGAGACACTCGCCCGCCTTTCGTCGGGAGAACACGATCAGACGGACAAGGAGAACCTCGACGCGGCTCGAACCCGGCATGCCGAACTCGCCAAATTAGAATCTCGTATCGATGCAGCGGTGACCGAAGTTGAGCTGAAAAAGCGAAATCTGGAACAGGCCGAGCAGGTCCTCACTGCGCGCCGCGATCTCAAGAAACAAATCGAAATGGAAAGCGAAGCCGTCGAGGCGGCGAAGAAAAAGCTCGACGAGGTACGCCAAACCGAACAGGACTTGCGAAAGCAGGTCGAAAAGCTTCGTAACGCTACGAAGGATGCAGAGAATGCTGTAACCGAGGCAGACAATGCCGTCTCACAGGCACGCCGCGTTCTCAACGTCGTCCAACGCGACTCTCGAATTCGCGAACTTCAGGGGCGCTACGACAAAGCGCACGCGGCTGAAAAAAAACAACGGGCTGCGCTACAGGGTGCGGCAGCCATTCTCGTAACAGACGAGAATCTCAAAGCGATACGAGATGCAGCCAAGGAACTCGAAACTGCTCGTTCGCGCCTCTCCGCTGCTGCGACACTCGTTACGTTCGATATGGCTTCCGACCCATTGTCCAAAATCGAAGTCAATGATGCTCCGCTTACCGCCGACCAGGCTTCGGTTGAAGCGGTCGAGCCGACGACGATCACTATCCCAGACTACGGGAGTATTACTGTTCAGCCCGCTATCAAGGACCGCGACAAGCTGATCGAACAGCAGCGCGCGGGGAATCAAGCTCTCAAGGCTGCGCTTGAAGACTGCGGCGTCAAGTCGGTCGATGAAGCCGAGAAGGAGCTTACCAAGCGCGAAAAGCTGCTTCGGGATGCCGAACTTGCAAAGCAGGAAGCTGAGCTGCACGCGCCGGCAACAGACGACTACGACGCCGGCGCGGAACCTCTTGCCGACCACATTGCGGGCATGAAGGCAATCCTTGAAAGGGAGCTCAACGATCTTGGGATCGATGCCTTACCGACGGAGAAGGAGGCGGAGCATGCCCTAACTTCTGCTCAGGATGCTGCGCAGGAAGCAAGAGACACGCTCACCGCCGCCCGTGCGAGCCTTGTCGGCCCAGAAGAAGAGATTGGCCGTATCCAGACCGACTTGGGTAGCGTCAGGACGCGATATGAAGACGGGAAGGAACGTCTCGAAAGACTGAAGAACGATCTGACCGAAGCCGAAAAACAGACTTCCGACGACGATCTGGATTCCGCCATATCCGAAGCTCGAAAGGCCCTGGCCGATCAGGAAAATGCGGTCTCCTCGCTTGAAGAACAGCGCGAGGGCGAGACATTGCCACAACTGGAGGCGCGCATCTCAAGGCTGGAAAAGGCGCTCCAGGAGAGGCGTGACAAGCGCACCGATTTGAAAGAGAACATTGCCGGATTCCGGTCACATATTGAAGCCCTTGAGGGAGCCGGTCTCGACGAGGCCATCCAGCAGCAAGAACGCGAGTTAGAACTGGCCGAAGAACAGCTTCGACGCTACGAGCGTGAGGTCGCTATCCTCTCACTCCTTTTAACGACTCTACGTTCTGCCGAAACTGAAGCAAAAGAGCGCTATCTTTCCCCAGTGTTGAAGCGGGTTCGTCCATACCTGCAGCTCCTGTTCCCCGGCGCGGAGATCACCATCGACGAAAACCTACATATCGTCGGTGTTGTTCGGCAAGACGGTTATGAAGAGTCTTTCCAGCACCTTAGTATGGGAACGCAGGAGCAGATCGCCGTCCTCGTGCGTCTCGCCTTTGCAGAGATGCTTGTTGAACAGGGACATCCTGCAACCGTCGTTTTGGATGACGCGCTGGTATTTTCGGATGATCGCAGGATGGACCGCATGTTTGACATTCTGAACATGGTGGGGCAGCAAGTTCAGATTATTGTACTGACGTGTCGTGAGCAGTTGTTTGAAGGCGTCGGAGGTAAACACCTTTCGCTGAAAGCCGTAAACACAGAAGAGCTAGTTTCAGCTTGA